One genomic region from Indicator indicator isolate 239-I01 chromosome 7, UM_Iind_1.1, whole genome shotgun sequence encodes:
- the SFRP5 gene encoding secreted frizzled-related protein 5, giving the protein MRRASAPAAGRSTALLALALALAGSLGGGQHYDYYGWQPESLPHGRFYGREPQCLDIPPDMQLCRDVGYKRMRLPNLLEHETMAEAKQQAGSWVPLLAKQCHTDTQLFLCSLFAPVCLDRPVYPCRSLCEVVRDSCAPVMESYGFPWPDMLHCGKFPSDHELCIAVQFGNSKVTPPPVSKICTQCEMEHKADGMMEQMCSSDFVVKMRIKEVTEENGERRLVAAQKKKVLKLGPLKRKDTKKMILHMKNAGACPCPQLDSLSGSFLVMGRKVGSRLLLLAIYPWQKHNKEMKFAVKFMFSYPCPLYHSLLYGSGQH; this is encoded by the exons ATGCGGCGGGCGAGTGCCCCCGCGGCGGGCCGCAGCACAGCGCTGCTGGCCCTGGCGCTGGCTCTGGCAGGTTCCCTGGGCGGCGGGCAGCACTACGACTACTACGGGTGGCAGCCCGAGAGCCTGCCCCACGGGCGCTTCTACGGGCGGGAGCCGCAGTGCCTCGACATTCCGCCCGACATGCAGCTCTGCCGCGACGTGGGCTACAAGCGCATGCGGCTGCCCAACCTGCTGGAGCATGAAACCATGGCCGAGGCCAAGCAGCAGGCGGGCagctgggtgcccctgctcgcCAAGCAGTGCCACACAGACACccagctcttcctctgctccctcttTGCCCCCGTCTGCCTCGACCGGCCTGTCTACCCCTGCCGCTCCCTCTGCGAGGTCGTTCGTGACTCCTGTGCCCCCGTCATGGAGTCCTACGGCTTCCCCTGGCCCGACATGCTGCATTGTGGCAAGTTCCCCTCCGACCACGAGCTCTGCATCGCCGTCCAGTTTGGGAACAGCAAGGTCACCCCACCACCAG TGTCCAAGATCTGCACCCAGTGCGAGATGGAGCACAAGGCAGACGGCATGATGGAGCAGATGTGCTCCAGTGACTTTG TGGTGAAGATGCGCATCAAGGAGGTGACGGAGGAGAATGGGGAGCGGCGGCTGGTGGCCGCCCAGAAGAAGAAGGTGCTGAAGCTTGGCCCTCTCAAGCGCAAAGACACCAAGAAGATGATTCTGCACATGAAGAATGCAggtgcctgcccctgcccccagcttgaCAGCCTCAGTGGCAGCTTCCTAGTGATGGGCAGAAAGGTGGGCAGCCGCCTGCTCCTCCTTGCCATCTACCCATGGCAGAAACACAACAAAGAGATGAAGTTTGCTGTCAAGTTCATGTTCTCTTACCCCTGCCCCCTCTACCACTCTCTCCTCTATGGGTCTGGGCAGCACTAG
- the MORN4 gene encoding MORN repeat-containing protein 4, producing the protein MTLTKGSFTYSNGEEYRGEWKEGRRHGVGQLTFADGTTYVGHFENGLFHGCGVLTFSDGSRYEGEFVQGKFNGVGVFTRCDNMTFEGEFKGGRVYGFGLLTFPDGSHGVPRNEGFFENNKLLRREKCSAIIQRAQGASKSAHSLTA; encoded by the exons ATGACGCTCACCAAAGGCTCCTTCACCTACTCCAACGGGGAGGAGTACCGCGGCGAGTGGAAGGAAG GTCGCAGGCACGGTGTTGGGCAGCTGacgtttgctgatggcaccactTACGTGGGGCACTTCGAGAACGGGCTCTTCCATGGCTGTGGGGTGCTTACCTTCTCCGACGGCTCCAG GTACGAGGGGGAGTTTGTGCAGGGCAAGTTCAACGGCGTAGGCGTCTTCACCCGCTGTGACAACATGACCTTCGAGGGCGAGTTCAAAGGCGGGCGTGTGTATGGCTTTG gTCTCCTGACCTTCCCTGATGGCTCCCATGGGGTGCCCCGCAATGAGGGCTTCTTTGAGAACAACAAGCTGTTGAGGCGGGAGAAGTGCTCAGCCATCATCCAGAGGGCCCAGGGTGCCTCCAAGTCTGCCCACAGCCTGACAGCATGA
- the AVPI1 gene encoding arginine vasopressin-induced protein 1 — protein sequence MGTPASVVSDLPGRAVTATRGRKRASANIFQGLGLPELRNLFRSGGAERPEERARLVWRYAGQRRMARALRRLRRWPSQSGGGTAALRHFGRLRIAEELEGDRRAEGPSGST from the exons ATGGGCACCCCGGCCTCGGTAGTGAGCGACCTTCCGGGGCGGGCGGTCACCGCAACTCGCGGTCGCAAGCGGGCCTCGGCCAACATCTTCCAGGGACTCGGGCTGCCAGAGCTGCGGAACCTGTTCCGGAGCGGTGGGGCCGAACGGCCCGAAGAGCGCGCCCGCCTCGTCTGGCGGTACGCGGGCCAGCGGCGCATGGCGCGAGCACTGCGGCGGCTTCGGCGGTGGCCATCCCAATCCGGAGGCGGGACGGCAGCCCTGCGGCACTTTGGCCGCCTGCG GATCGCGGAGGAGCTGGAGGGCGACCGTAGGGCAGAGGGGCCCTCGGGGTCCACGTAG
- the PI4K2A gene encoding phosphatidylinositol 4-kinase type 2-alpha — MDETSPLVSPERAQAPDYGLPGGAVRTLPPAAPPPPPSPPGSPGGRDRERQPLLERGARGPAAAAAQAQAQAQAAAQAQAQAAAAAQRERNDFPEDPEFAEVVRRAELASERGIFPERISQGSSGSYFVKDPQGKIIGVFKPKNEEPYGQLNPKWTKWLQKLCCPCCFGRDCLVLNQGYLSEAGASLVDQKLELNIVPRTKVVYLASETFNYSAIDRVKSRGKRLALEKVPKVGQRFNRIGLPPKVGSFQLFVEGYKDADYWLRRFEAEPLPENTNRQLLLQFERLVVLDYIIRNTDRGNDNWLIKYDCPLDSAGVRDSDWVVVKEPIIKLAAIDNGLAFPLKHPDSWRAYPFYWAWLPQAKIPFSQEIKDLILPKISDPNFVKDLEEDLYELFKKDPGFDRGQFHKQIAVMRGQILNLTQALKDGKSPLHLVQMPPVIVETARSHQRTASESYTQSFQSRKPFFTWW; from the exons ATGGACGAGACAAGCCCGCTGGTATCGCCAGAGCGGGCGCAGGCTCCCGATTACGGGCTTCCGGGGGGTGCCGTGCGCACCCTCCCGCCtgccgccccgccgccgccgccttcTCCTCCCGGCTCCCCCGGCGGCCGCGACCGCGAGCGGCAGCCGCTGTTAGAGCGCGGGGCGCGGGGcccggcggcggcagcagcgcaGGCCCAGGCGCAGGCCCAGGCGGCGGCACAGGCCCAGGCCcaagcagcggcggcggcgcaGCGAGAGCGTAATGACTTCCCGGAGGACCCCGAGTTCGCCGAGGTGGTGCGGCGGGCCGAGCTGGCCAGCGAGCGCGGCATCTTTCCCGAGCGCATCTCTCAGGGCTCCAGCGGCAGCTACTTCGTCAAGGACCCGCAGGGG AAAATCATTGGTGTCTTCAAGCCCAAGAACGAGGAGCCTTACGGGCAGCTGAACCCCAAGTGGACCAAGTGGCTGCAGAAGTTGTGTTGCCCATGCTGCTTTGGGAGGGACTGCCTTGTCCTCAACCAGGGTTACCTGTCAGAGGCAGGTGCCAGCCTGGTGGACCAGAAACTGGAACTCAACATTGTTCCCCGCACAAAG GTGGTGTACCTGGCCAGCGAGACCTTTAACTACAGTGCCATAGACAGGGTGAAGTCCCGAGGGAAGAGGTTGGCCCTGGAGAAGGTGCCGAAAGTTGGCCAGCGCTTCAACCGCATTGGTCTGCCACCCAAG GTGGGCTCCTTCCAGCTCTTTgtggaaggctacaaggatgctgactACTGGCTGCGGAGGTTTGAGGCTGAGCCGCTCCCAGAGAACACTAAccggcagctgctgctgcagtttgagaggctggtggtgctggacTACATCATCAGGAACACAG ATCGGGGCAATGACAACTGGCTCATCAAGTATGACTGTCCCTTGGACAGCGCGGGTGTGCGG GACAGCGACTGGGTGGTGGTAAAGGAGCCCATCATCAAGCTGGCTGCTATAGACAACGGTTTGGCCTTTCCTTTGAAACACCCGGATTCCTGGAGAGCAT ATCCATTCTACTGGGCATGGCTGCCCCAGGCCAAAATTCCCTTTTCACAGGAGATCAAGGACCTGATTCTTCCCAAGATCTCAGACCCCAATTTTGTCAAGGACTTGGAGGAAGATCTGTATGAGCTCTTCAAG AAAGACCCTGGCTTTGACAGGGGACAGTTTCACAAGCAGATTGCTGTCATGAGAGGACAG ATCCTGAACCTGACTCAGGCGCTGAAAGATGGGAAGAGCCCCCTGCACCTGGTTCAGATGCCGCCTGTGATTGTGGAAACAGCACGTTCTCACCAGCGTACTGCTAGTGAGTCCTACACCCAGAGCTTCCAGAGCCGGAAGCCTTTCTTCACGTGGTGGTAG
- the ZFYVE27 gene encoding protrudin: MQATERDGAVSGPEAGVGGGEAPPEPSPPKAAAAAFDLLELVRSYRRLELYLEPLRDAAEGIRSLLRWQRPVCSLFVCLSLNFLLLTFGRAAWYSVLALLVVVPALLGYLQETCRARLSEPELVRRRYYSVRREDLCRVQLSRQEAIAQVKSFLIQLEGFLSGMCCTCKAVYRVLYWENPTVSSQFYGALLGSVCILYLLPLCWVLAILNSTLFLGNAQFYQVIMELKASIEQCVGTKPLESTSEPAEPLPPPVPLDRTPTPTSTEDLTPGSVEEAEEAEPDEEFKDAIEENQLLVMEDDESSQCSAEFDLSLPDNGFMSKNEVIRSKVSRLTERLRKRCPTNNFGSCTGCAATFSVLKKRRSCSNCGNSFCSRCCSFKVPKAVMGATAPEAQKETVFVCALCNQVLIK, encoded by the exons ATGCAGGCAACAGAGCGGGACGGGGCGGTAAGTGGTCCCGAagcaggggtggggggtggtgaggCCCCGCCGGAGCCGTCACCACCCAAGGCTGCCGCCGCCGCTTTcgacctgctggagctggtgcgGAGCTACCGTCGGCTGGAGCTCTACCTGGAACCACTGCGGGACGCAGCTGAGGGCATTCGTTCCCTTCTCCG GTGGCAGCGGCCCGTGTGCTCCCTTTTTGTCTGCCTCAGCCTCAACTTTCTTCTCCTTACCTTCGGCCGAG CCGCCTGGTACTCGGTGCTTGCCCTGTTGGTTGTGGTGCCGGCCCTGCTGGGCTACCTGCAGGAGACGTGCCGGGCCCGGCTATCAGAGCCCGAACTGGTGCGCAGGAGATACTACAGCGTTCGCCGGGAAGACCTCTGCAGGGTACAGCTCTCGAGGCAGGAGGCCATCGCCCAGGTCAAGAGCTT cctgatccagctggAGGGATTCCTGAGTGGGATGTGCTGCACCTGCAAGGCAGTGTACCGTGTACTGTACTGGGAGAACCCCACTGTTTCTTCCCA gTTTTATGGGGCACTGCTGGGCTCTGTCTGCATACTTtacctgctgcccctctgctgggtCCTGGCCATCCTCAACAGCACCCTCTTCTTGGGCAATGCCCAATTCTACCAAG TGATAATGGAGCTCAAGGCCTCGATTGAGCAGTGTGTGGGGACCAAACCCCTAGAGAGCACTTCAGAACCTGCGGAACCCCTGCCCCCTCCTGTCCCCCTGGATCGGACACCCACACCCaccagcacagag GACCTTACTCCTGGCAGtgtggaggaggcagaggaggcagaGCCTGATGAAGAGTTCAAAGATGCTATTGAG gagaaccAGCTGCTGGTCATG GAAGATGACGAGAgctctcagtgctcagcagagtTTGACCTCAGCCTTCCAGACAACGGTTTTATGAGCAAAAATGAGGTGATCCGCAGCAAGGTGTCACGCCTGACCGAGCGCCTGCGCAAGCGCTGCCCCACCAACAACTTCG ggagctgcacaggctgtgcagccacctTCTCTGTGCTCAAGAAGAGG CGGAGCTGCAGTAACTGTGGGAACAGCTTCTGCTCCAGGTGTTGTTCCTTCAAAGTCCCTAAGGCTGTGATGGGAGCCACAG CCCCAGAGGCACAGAAGGAGACAGTgtttgtgtgtgctctgtgcaaCCAGGTGCTCATCAAGTGA
- the MARVELD1 gene encoding MARVEL domain-containing protein 1 gives MARTAPPAVLPPPPGPPARGSLSLHRAYLRSPLGLLRLGQLVLGAAFWVTVAAHKYEGAAHFALFAAVLVWLLTLALFGLSLLGRWELVPWLGSRWLLTNLVHDLALGVGLYAAATGIMGYKAGRKSYCNLPGYSQQCLYGAYLSASICGGIAAFLYLFSGLYCLSRRCRDQRDII, from the coding sequence ATGGCCCGCACGgctccccctgcagtgctgccgCCGCCTCCGGGGCCGCCAGCCCGCggttccctcagcctccaccGCGCCTACCTGCGAAGCCCGCTGGGCCTGCTACGCCTggggcagctggtgctgggcgCTGCCTTCTGGGTAACGGTGGCGGCTCACAAGTACGAGGGGGCAGCCCACTTTGCCCTCTTTGCCGCCGTCCTGGTTTGGCTCCTCACCCTGGCCCTCTTTGGGCTGAGCCTGCTGGGGCGCTGGGAGCTGGTGCCCTGGCTGGGCTCGCGCTGGCTCCTCACCAACCTGGTGCACGACCTGGCACTGGGTGTGGGGCTCTACGCAGCTGCTACTGGCATCATGGGCTACAAGGCTGGGCGGAAAAGCTATTGCAACCTGCCGGGATACAGCCAGCAATGCCTCTATGGTGCGTACCTGAGTGCCTCCATCTGCGGAGGCATCGCCGCCTTCCTGTACCTCTTCTCTGGGCTCTACTGTCTGTCGCGGCGCTGCCGGGATCAGCGTGACATCATCTGA